A window of Cyclopterus lumpus isolate fCycLum1 chromosome 14, fCycLum1.pri, whole genome shotgun sequence contains these coding sequences:
- the uspl1 gene encoding SUMO-specific isopeptidase USPL1 isoform X2 produces MDLLRRQAFKHKCSYLWMDFPDQHHNIKYTLNFLSVQERAASLEYCPWCTSKGLTYTLRSYRINLQESITLCTNPQCLFPLVSRSLEDVLAGLVPVEPTVGNKRKNALALEKEELIRPVHKCLRSSDSLGPQSITDALVSPENGAVNIVNNGHHAAPKTEEGKVNGYRDSPLAATTGWESLQYEDDVLVKEPEMSACADGFAPPICLTPAGHLQCSSEALLIADADEDVLSPHRGAPCASEDDFRQMKSPHGVLSRCCILDPKQSLSTTEDIYSAEINTPLLQTEQKSLTADITACKDIGSTESEMDGLSSAVLTKSEELVSVQNQPFWRNSDNLCWLDSLLVALVNCQSLRKCKPKDEPQQSSVWQLMRGYEDVCASIQVHQQTGRDGAVGVPNHVLQKADADLHCLRMSVFKLLQPKLHCKLGQRETPVFAMPLLLQSDSWVEPLFQSTFHWEFKCSECKTTTKERVIKTLPTFTNVLPDWCPLDAVHLAPCNMCCQKNQRRTMKLESVPPVFALHFVEGLPDNDVRTFAFAFKEKRYSVTTVIQYNHQLKHFVTWICNSDGSWLEYDDMKHPECKTHQKLLVPAQEMHVVFWEGKEDKEPRVCSPSSTFAESPPSKNVMNPSQRHTDLTADTLFSCGPDQSFLMSHDVTDIIGALSVSEDRSNVMDTMVAPEVDTSIGSTTLLDTFEGLSQNDIITLTLEKIDSEMQPLNDKETQELSVPSRIEILDSTPDSSSAVIGSERSHDTDVELPAATSSDSADGSSSDPTFVPEGRRGRGKRVGRGKPVGRGKPVGRQMVKKAQQASPVSLTDASPLSTGQKGPPQNARWSFLLSKHPLNQVHKAITKSDPIHTPTSVAQVKPTPPTHCTPEPERRPQKPAGFFPKPQLKTEDGVGLPLKAAEMYGGFGAKSSNARSVLLCPAVLNGKSKPFQPIPSNQQTSLKTTAVVSGTLPPLPGAKRLPEISHPKKQSSQSSKLPPGLSDTDALRYKLIKKLKAKKKKLAKLNEMLGLQGGASRRPDSTDLGSPNTVTSSTYDGSICADFLSDLLSPATTASNLSPDSTGFLEMLTNGHDGADQVDCGVNAVGAVTQTNAPNTENFLEEFLSQAVAQAPTEMETEALNALELFV; encoded by the exons ATGGACTTACTACGCAGGCAGGCATTTAAACATAAATGCAGTTATTTGTGGATGGATTTCCCTGATCAGCATCATAATATCAAATATACTTTAAATTTTCTATCG GTTCAGGAAAGAGCTGCTTCACTGGAGTATTGTCCCTGGTGTACTTCAAAGGGCTTGACCTATACTCTGCGCTCTTATCGCATCAACCTCCAGGAGTCTATCACCCTCTGCACAAACCCACAG TGCCTTTTCCCTCTGGTCAGCCGTTCCTTGGAGGATGTTTTGGCAGGCTTGGTTCCTGTGGAGCCCACTGTTgggaacaaaagaaagaatgcCTTGGCACTGGAAAAGGAAGAGTTGATTAGACCTGTACACAAATGCTTGCGATCAAGTGACAGTCTTGGGCCACAGAGTATTACAGATGCACTTGTCAGCCCAGAGAATGGTGCGGTAAACATTGTCAATAATGGCCATCATGCAGCACCCAAGACAGAAGAGGGGAAGGTGAATGGATACAGGGATTCTCCACTTGCAGCGACAACAGGATGGGAGTCACTACAATATGAGGATGATGTTCTGGTCAAGGAACCGGAGATGTCTGCTTGTGCAGATGGTTTTGCTCCCCCTATATGCTTGACACCAGCTGGACACCTGCAGTGCTCATCAGAAGCCTTGTTGATCGCCGATGCGGATGAAGATGTGCTCTCTCCTCACCGTGGTGCTCCTTGTGCCTCAGAGGATGACTTCAGGCAAATGAAGAGTCCTCATGGAGTACTGAGCAGATGCTGCATTCTGGACCCCAAGCAGTCCTTGTCCACAACTGAGGACATTTATTCAGCTGAAATCAATACTCCATTGTTGCAGACGGAACAGAAATCACTGACTGCCGACATCACCGCATGTAAGGACATAGGAAGCACTGAGTCAGAAATGGATGGTTTGTCCTCTGCCGTGCTGACGAAGTCAGAGGAGCTTGTATCTGTTCAAAATCAACCTTTTTGGAGGAACAGCGACAACTTGTGTTGGCTGGACTCGCTGCTTGTTGCTTTGGTAAACTGTCAGAGCTTGAGAAAGTGTAAACCTAAAGATGAGCCTCAGCAGTCATCTGTCTGGCAGCTGATGAGAGGATATGAAGACGTTTGTGCTTCCATCCAAGTCCATCAACAGACTGGCAGAG aTGGTGCGGTTGGTGTGCCAAATCATGTGCTGCAAAAGGCTGATGCAGACCTACACTGTCTCAGGATGTCAGTCTTTAAACTACTGCAGCCCAAGCTGCATTGCAAATTAG GTCAGAGGGAAACTCCGGTATTTGCCATGCCGCTTCTGCTGCAGTCGGACTCGTGGGTGGAGCCTCTCTTCCAGTCAACCTTCCACTGGGAGTTCAAGTGCAGTGAATGCAAAACCACCACGAAAGAAAG GGTTATAAAAACTCTCCCCACCTTCACAAATGTTTTGCCTGATTGGTGCCCCCTTGATGCAGTCCACTTGGCCCCGTGCAACATGTGCTGCCAGAAGAATCAGAGGAGGACGATGAAGctggagag tgtgCCTCCAGTGTTTGCGCTGCACTTCGTCGAGGGGCTTCCAGACAACGATGTCAGAACATTCGCCTTCGCCTTCAAGGAGAAGCGCTACTCGGTCACCACCGTCATACAGTACAACCATCAACTCAAGCATTTTGTCACCTGGATTTGTAACTCTGATG GATCATGGCTGGAATATGACGACATGAAACATCCGGAGTGCAAGACCCATCAAAAGCTCTTGGTTCCTGCTCAGGAGATGCACGTCGTCTTctgggaggggaaggaggataAAGAGCCTCGTGTCTGTTCTCCCTCTAGCACATTTGCTGAATCTCCCCCATCTAAAAATGTGATGAACCCCAGTCAAAGGCACACAGACTTAACAGCAGACACACTGTTTTCCTGCGGTCCCGATCAGTCTTTTCTGATGTCGCACGACGTCACCGACATCATCGGTGCACTCTCTGTGTCTGAAGACCGCAGCAATGTCATGGACACAATGGTTGCACCCGAAGTTGATACATCAATAGGTTCCACGACCCTGCTCGACACCTTCGAGGGCCTTTCCCAAAATGACATCATTACACTCACACTTGAAAAAATTGATTCAGAAATGCAGCCTTTAAACGACAAGGAAACTCAGGAGTTGAGTGTTCCCAGCAGGATTGAAATACTTGACTCCACCCCGGATAGCTCCTCCGCTGTAATAGGCAGTGAAAGGTCCCACGACACTGATGTTGAGCTCCCCGCCGCTACTTCGTCTGATTCTGCGGATGGCTCGTCTAGTGATCCTACGTTTGTGCCTGAAGGTAGGAGAGGACGGGGTAAAAGAGTTGGCAGAGGCAAACCAGTTGGCAGAGGCAAACCAGTTGGCAGACAAATGGTTAAAAAGGCTCAGCAAGCGTCCCCTGTGTCCTTGACGGATGCCTCCCCCCTGTCCACTGGTCAGAAAGGTCCACCTCAGAACGCCCGCTGGTCCTTCCTGCTCAGCAAACACCCATTAAACCAAGTTCACAAGGCAATTACTAAATCTGACCCCATCCACACACCCACCTCAGTCGCACAAGTAAAGCCCACTCCTCCCACTCATTGTACGCCCGAGCCTGAGAGAAGACCGCAGAAGCCTGCAGGATTCTTCCCAAAACCACAACTCAAGACAGAAGACGGTGTCGGTCTCCCGCTAAAAGCTGCGGAAATGTACGGTGGATTCGGTGCCAAGAGCTCAAACGCCCGAAGTGTGCTCCTGTGTCCGGCTGTTCTCAATGGCAAGTCGAAGCCGTTTCAACCCATACCTTCAAACCAGCAGACATCCCTGAAGACCACTGCAGTGGTGTCTGGTACATTGCCTCCTTTGCCTGGAGCAAAGCGGCTTCCTGAAATATCCCACCCAAAGAAACAAAGCAGCCAGTCCTCGAAGCTTCCTCCCGGTCTCAGCGACACAGACGCCCTCCGGTACAAGCTGATTAAGAAACTGaaggcaaagaaaaagaagctcgCAAAGCTGAATGAAATGTTGGGCCTTCAGGGGGGGGCCAGCCGCCGCCCTGACAGCACTGACCTGGGCTCCCCGAATACGGTCACCTCCAGCACCTACGACGGCTCCATCTGCGCCGACTTCCTCTCGGATCTGCTTTCGCCGGCAACGACCGCGAGCAATCTTTCACCAGACAGCACCGGCTTCCTCGAGATGCTCACCAACGGGCATGATGGAGCCGACCAGGTGGACTGTGGGGTCAATGCGGTCGGTGCAGTTACCCAGACAAACGCACCCAACACTGAAAACTTCCTGGAGGAGTTTCTCTCTCAGGCTGTGGCTCAGGCACCGACTGAGATGGAGACAGAGGCACTTAATGCACTTGAGCTTTTCGTTTGA